The Sporosarcina sp. 6E9 genome segment GATTCCAATGGCTTTTGTAGGCATTGAAGCAAGACGCGTGGCAAATTCAGACACATCTTCATGCCATGTATCCATTGGTATTTTCCGCGTCGCCAATCCGATAGCCACTGCATCTTCAGCCGAAACTTTTTCACCCAAGATAGCTAGTTCTGCCGCTTTAGCATGACCTACCAACTGTGTTAGGTAATATAGATTGCCCGAATCCGGAATGAGCCCCACGTGAATGAAAGCATTAATAAAACTAGCTTTTTCTGAAACTAAACGAAAATCGCAAGCAAGCGCTAAACTAAATCCAGCCCCAGCAGCTACTCCGTTGACAGCAGCAATGATTGGTTTTTCACAGTTGCGTAGTTGTTTAATCATCGGGCCGTAGTGGTCTCTAAGCACTTGCCCATGATCCATATTATCGTCGACTTCTGATAAATCCTGACCGGAACAAAATGCCCGTCCTTCACCTGTAATGACAAGGCAACGAACTTCATCATTAAAAGTAGCTTTTTTTACTGCATCTTTAATTTCTCGGTTCATTTGCGCTATGAATGCATTCAGCTTATCTGGTCGATTTAAATAAACCCAAGCAACTCCATCAGTTACGTCATAACGAATTGTCTCGAACATTTGGCACCCCCTTATTTCCCATGGTAATCCGGTTTTCTTTTTTCAATGAATGCATTCATGCCCTCTTTTTGATCTTCGGAACCAAACAACAAGTAAAAATTTTTCCGTTCATATTGCATGCCTTCATATAATGGATAATCCACTGCTTTATTGACAGAGTCTTTGATAAGCCTCAGTGATAGAGGCGGTTGTTTTGCAAGTTTCGCCGCGAACTTCATCGTTTCCTCCATTAATAATTCAGGCGTGACGATCTTGTTAATGATTCCATGAGCTAAAGCCATTTCCGCTGAGATGCGCTCACCTGTCCACAACCACTCCAACGCCTTTGTGCGACCAACCAATTTAGTTAATCTTTGGGTCCCTCCTGCACCCGGCATAACCCCAAGTCCTACTTCTGGAAATGCAAACTCTGTTCCACTAGCCGTGATTAATAGATCACAACTAAGCGCAAGCTCGAATCCTCCGCCAAATACAAACCCTTTTACAACACCGATAATGGGCTTTTTAATTAATGCCAATCGATCCCAATCCGCGAATTGGTTAAGAAGTTCTAAACTAATGGGATTGTCACTAGTCATTTCATCGATATCGGCCCCAGCCGAAAAGGCACGCCCTTTACCAGTCAACACAATAACGCGGACATTATTATCACGGTCATATCCTTCCATCGCCGTAACAATTTCACTGACCATTTTACGGTTCAATGAATTTAATTGCCGCGGCCGATTGAGTTCGATGACTGCCAAATTATCGACGATAGAAGTTTCAATGTACTCAAAACCACTCATTTTGCATCTTCACCAATCATTAACGTGACTAAATCACCTGCAAATCCCATTAAGTCTTTGCCTGAAGCTTTTCCTTCCGGGGAACGCAAACCAGAATTCAACGAATCCATATCGTCATAAAACATTTCACACATCAGGTAGTATTTTCCCTCTCCACCCATAGGAGACCCCGTCATTTTTGTCACTTTCATTTCACGAAGGCCCGGAATCTTTTCTGTTAACGGACCATGTACATTGAAATAATGCTCGTCAAATGCCCCTTTGTTTTCAGGGTGTTTATACAACGCGATTAATTTAGCCATTTTATCTCTCCTCACATTAGTGTAGACACGGGTTTCATTGCCTCGAAAACGTTTTTACAAGACTTGCAATAGAGAATGCTTCTGCATGCTGTAGGTCCAAAAATATTTTCCATTGTCACATAAGTCGAGCCACAATAGGCACAATCCACATGCCATGAACCATCTTCTTTGAAATGCCGTGGGGGTGGTGAAATTCCAAACTTCCGTAAATTCACATGGCCTTGCTCAGTAATACGATCCGATGTCCATGGTGGGTGAAAAACAAATTCTACTTCGACATCCACTACTTCCGATAATTCTTTCACTGCATTAACAGTATTTTTTTTAATAATTTCAAGTGCCGGACAACCTAAAAAAGTTGGTAGTAAAACAACTTTAACGTTATTTCCATCGGTCGTGACTGTTTCTACCATACCAAGATCGACGATACTTACCGAATCAATCTCAGGGTCTTTAACATGCATGAGTACCTCAATCACTCTTTCTGTTGAAATTTCAATCGAAGTTTCCAATAAAACCGCCTCATTTCATATACCGATCACCAAACAGCTACAGGATCAACCATATATACTTCCGAAAGTGTTCGAAGCGCTTGATCCAAATCCTTTGTGTGCTCTCCATTTCGACCATTTATTTTTGGAGTCGGAACTGTGGGTAAAGTCTTTTGAAGCTGGGTAAAAACGGGTTCAAGACTCATTGACCAGTTTTTCAGAAGTACCTCTTCAGATTCTATTAAATGATGACTTTCAATTAATTGTTTAGACGCACCAAATGAAAACATATCCCCGAAATCATTCATTACGAGCGTTACCGCATCGTTCATTTTCTTTTTAGCTACATCTGTCGAGCCCATTAGCTGTTTAAACCATGTTTCCCAGTGCAGTCTATGATAATAAAGTTCCATTCTAACTTTTATCGCTACTTCTGCCAGTGGCGCATGCGAACTTTTACAAAGCGAATCGACTTTCACTTTTTTCGCTTGTGTGTAAAAGTAACTTCTAACAACTGCATACGCCCAGTCATATAAAGGGGTTTCCATATATACCCCTTCGCCATTTGCACGCTCCGTTAAAACGCTGTTTCTTCTATCACTGGCAGGACGTGCGTGTGCTAAATCATCAGCATTACCCGCGCCCAATTCTTCAAGCAGTTGATAATACATCGCTGCATGCCCCATGCTGTCCTGGCTAATCGAGGAGGAAGCTACATCTTCTTCTATATGCGGGGCGAGGCCAAGCCATTCTGAACCGCGAAAAGCGTACATCAAATCATCGTCTGCGAGCTGAAACAAAAGACTCGTTAATGCATCTTTATAGTCCGCACACTTGGTGGTTTCAGCGTTACTCATTTTCTTTTCCCTCCCCATGACAGTATTTCTTTTTCGTCTAATATTTCTTGTTCGTACTTGCGCCATTTTTTTCTTAAATAACCATAACCTTTTGTCATGCGGTAATCTTTGTTATCTAAACGGCTGAGCGATAATTTTTCATCGGAATTCATTTTTCTAATGTGTTTACGATTTACAATCCAAATATCAACGACTGCTTCACGTCTCATAAAATTCTCTTGCGCCAATACGAGTGCCATATCTTCATTAGGCGCTAGTAAGCTAAATTGGTATTGGAACGGTGAACTATGTGTTCGTTTACTAAAAATTTCATACTCCTGATAAAAAGATTGCTCTTCAGCCATTTCTGATTGTCTCCTTTCTTAACTGACAGTTGCTCTCAGTGCATCGCGCACCCATGCATTATTTTCATAAGAAGTCCGACGCAAATTGAGCCTGGCCTCCGATCTAGGTCCATTATTTCGAATTATCTTCAAAAACTCGCTCCAATCAGGTTGTTGATAGGACCACAAGTTAGCTTTTTCATCAAAATGAATCGTTGAATCCGGAATCGTCAATCCAAGCGATAAAATTCGTGGAATGTATTTATCAAAAAACAATTGTCTGAATTCCTCATTTGTCTTGGTGCGTATTTTATATTTAATCGTTAAATCTTGTTTTGATGAGCCTGTCGTTTCTTTACTTGCAGGTCCAAAAAACATTAATAATGCTTCCCACCAACGATTCAAAGCTTCTTGAATCATTTCTTTTTGCTCGGCGGTTCCTTCTACTAATGCGAGAATGATAGATTCACCGTGTTGTGCATGAAACACTTCCTCAGCACAAATACGCTTCAAAGCCCTTGCGTACGGTCCATAAGAAGCTCTTAGCATATCTGTTTGTGTAATAATTGCCGCCCCGTCAACGAGCCAGCCAATAATCCCGGCATCCGCCCATGTTTTTGTTTCCATATGGAAGACATTATGAAACTTTAAATCGCCGTTAAACAAATCCTGCATTAAATCTCCGCGATTTTTACCATAGGGTGCAAGAAGATCTTCTGTTACCCGAAGTAGTAATTGACCATGCCCCATTTCATCCTGTACTTTCGCCATGATTCCTAATTTCCGATAAAGTGATGGCGCCCTAGGTACCCACTCCTTTTCCGGAAGTGCCCCCATGATTTCACTCATCCCGTGCATGGATATTAACTTGATCAACGTCAATCTATACTCATCCGGCATCCAGTCATCCGCTTCTATCTTCTCATCCGCTTCTATTCGCGCCATAAAATGCGCTAATCGTTCATCATCGGCAGTATTTAGCATACTCGTCAAACTAGATTCCCCCCTTCGATTATCGTATGCACCTAAACTAATCCGTATAACACTTTTATAACGTCAGTATATATTACAGTAATACCAATTGCAAGTTAATTCAGATAATGATTGGTTTTTTGGGGAAGTCGTTGCGGGGGTGTTTTAGTCGTTTGCGAGAATGCTTTGGTCGTTTGGGTAGCTGCTATGGTCTTTTAGACGCGTCTTTAGTCACTTCATCGCTTACTATAGTCGTTTGAACGGCGGCTATAGTCGTTTGAGCTATTTCAGCATAAAAAAACCGATACCAAGCGAATTTCATCGCTCATATCGGGTTCGTTCATTATAGTATTTAACTAGGTCTGGATATTTTTGCACTTCAGAAATTCCAGTTTCGTTTATTGTGTAAATTCCTCTGCCGACCCTGTCAAACCAACCATCATAATTTTTATATAGAATTTGATAGGTTTTTTCACCCGTCCCTATTTCACGTAATGCTTTTGCCGATAACGGACCGTGATGGATCAAACAGCATGCAATGTGAATACAATTTTCCTTATAAGAAGTCATGATTTTCAACTTATTGCTTCCACCTATATTAAAATCACCAGTTCTCCCTTTAATTTCTTCTATTAATCGATTCCGTCTTTTTTTACTTTGCTGCATGCTTTTCTTTCGATCAAATGGCGTTGGATAATGGATGATTCTTAGTTGCTCCCCATCTGTATTGGGTGAAACGATGATTAAACCAACTTCTAACCTTCTTATCAAATAACAAATATCGCGCCATTTTTGGGAACGAAAACTTAGTTTCGGCTTTGGAATAGCAACATACACTTGGTCAGACAACCGCTGCCTCTTTGTCGCTTGCATGACGAGATCCAAGTTTAATCGTAGTTTTAATTCCACAATAATAAGTTCTTCTTCCTTTACCGCAACTACATCACAATCGTTTACTTCGCCGTAAACGTCATATCCTTCTGAAGTAAAATAATCCTTAACTGGTTTATATAGATCAACTTCATATTTCATAGCAAATCAATCCTTTTTGTTTTTAGATCCGAATACAAAAAAGCTACCTAATTCCAGACTATGGAATAACGTAGCTTAATGCTTATTCTAGCTGATATTCAGATTAGGACAAAACTTTTTTACTCAATGGTCTTTTTGAATGATTTTCTATCTGAATCGAGTTTTGAGATATACACTTTGAGGTTTCTAATCGATTCCTTTGTCAATTCCAACTTGCCGTCTTTATGATGTTTCTTCCATTCTTTCACATCTTTACGATACAGTTTTTCTGAAAAACGATAAATATCAATGTCCTTTTTCAAAGCTTCTTCATAAGTCGCCATAATTTCTTTTTCAACCTCTTTTTTTATCTCATTCCGAATTATATCGGTTGTCACATTTTCTCCAATCGTACTGACGGTCGCCCCCAACTTTACTTCAACATCAAACGCCACGTCTCCTAAACTTACGATTGGTTCTATTTTAACCTTTACTTTATCAATCACCATTGTAAAATAATTATCATCATCCAACTTAAAGGTGATTTGCCCTCTATTCGTTTCATTCGACATCCATTGTATTCCTCGTGCTTCTTCTTCAGTGATGAAGCCCCGAAAAGTATTTGGCGTAACGACACCGACCCCTGATAAAACTGTTGCTTTAACTGACTCTTTTGCCGATTTCCAGTTCTCCTCTACCGAAATTAAGGGGATCATCGCTTCATGGCCTGGTTCGTCCAATCCAATCAGTAGATTTCGAATATCTACTGTCTCGACAAAAGATTCCTGCTCAAAGGAGTTCTGTGGGTCACCAAGTTTAGACAACGTAATTGCTTTATTCAGGACAGGTCTTACTAAAAGGACATCTTCGACGGGATCTTTAGTCGAATACACCCAAATATGATAGCGTGTATCTTTGAAACGAATAAAAGTATCGATTACTGGATTCAATCGCCCGTTTTTCATCACTTCTTCAGAGACAACGAGATAAGAAAAATGCCCCCAATAAACCTTTTGATCTATGGAATGGTATAATTCGTGAATTGCCTCATCCATTGTGTCACCACTGGCATGACCTACTTCTGCCTGTTGGACATCACTATTAGGCTGTTCGGTTTTCCCAATGTTAGCAAAGTTAGCGAACTGCATGTATACATCATATTTACCATCCTTATAATCAACCCCGATACCATTGATATATAGCATCCTTTCGGGTTGATTTTCATCCCAACAACCAGAAAGGACGATGGTAAGTAACATGATGACAAGTAATTTTTTATTCATTTTTCATCTTCTTTCCTTCTCGTTTTGTCCGTCGGATTTAACATATTCGGACGTTCTTTGTATTGACTAGAAGGTAAGCGGAAAAGCGTTTCTTTGATGGTTTTCCAGCTTAAATCCGCGTTAATATTCATATAAGGAACTCCGAATATGCGGATGTTCGATAAATAAAGAACTGTACAAAAAACTGAGATAAGGAATCCGAACATCCCGAAAAACGATGTTAGGAGAATGTAAAAAAGGCGTAATATGCTTACTGCTGTCAAAACTGATTGATTGACTACCGTAGATGTTGCAATCATCGAAGTTGCGATGATGACAATCATCGCTGGGCTTGTGATTCCAGCTCGAATGGCGGCGTCTCCAATGATTAGTCCGCCCACGACACCGATTGTTCCGCCAAGTGCAGTAGGAAGACGTAAACCAGCTTCTCGAAACAATTCAAACATGAATATCATGATGAGCATTTCAAGGACTGAAGGTAAGGGGAGCCCCGTATTCGATTGTACGACTGTTGCTAATAATAAATGTGGCAGTTGATCTTGATGATATGTTGTTAAGGCGAGCCAAAATGCTGGTAAGCCTATACCGATGGTCATCCCTACAATACGCAATAATCGCTCAAAGGAACCATATAGGACGGGTGTCTCATTATCCTCAGTTGTTTTTAAAAGTGTAAACAGATTCACAGGTGTAATCATGGCGTAAGCTACCCCGTCAACTAAAATAACAAAGCGTCCGATTGCAAGTGATTGAACCGCATGATCAGCTCGTCCAGTGTAATCAGTTCTTGGGAAAAGCTTTGCACTTTTGTTCACGCTTTCCATCAGCAAATCGCCGCTAACAACGACATCAGTATCGATACTGTTTAACTGTTTCTGAATACTAGCCAAAGTTTTTTTACTTGCAATATCGTCAAAATAAAGAAGAGCAACTGTCGTTTGGGATCGTCTTCCAATTTGAAATTTCTCTACGCAAAATGAGTTCGTCGGGATTCGCTTTCTGATTAAAGCGATATTGATGGAAATATCTTCGATAAAATTATCTCTGGGCCCTCTGACGGGTGCGTTTAAATTTGTATCTTCAGGATTTCGATTCGGTTTTTTTACAATATCACTTGAAATAAGAAGGCCGTCATCTTCAAAGTATATAAGCACATTTCCAGTGTACACCAAAGAACCGATGTCTTTTTTTTCTTCTATCTTTTTCAAACTTGGAATGTGTAATTGTGCGTTGACCACATTTTCTATAGGTTCTTCTTTCAAGTTTCCGATGAATTGTTGAACGCGTGGGACGATGACTTCGTTCAATTGCTGCTGATTAATCATCGCATCGCATGTAATGAAAACGACATGATATTGATTAAACGTATACGATTGAAACTGGACATCCGCGGACTTTCGAAACAGTTTTCTCAAGGAATTGATATCGATTTTATTGTCGGTCGGTTCCACACGGATTCACCATTTTCTGTATAGATTTTATGTGCCAACCTTCTCCACTGATTTCTTTGAAAAGAATGCAACGATGACTAAAAAGAGCGATATTAAAAACAGGAAGCTAAAGGTGATGATTAATAAAGGATCACCTTTAATCATTAAAAATACACGGTCACTCATAAGAGCCAACGGTAAACATATTAAGAAAAAAACGGGAGCGAGTATTTTCCAAATGCGCTTTTTCTTTCCTGTCATTTTCAATAAGTCTGCGACAATGAACAAAATTAGCCCGACTCTTATAAATGCCCCTGTTAACCATTGATAAATCGATAAGAAGTCAAAGTGGTCTATATACCTTCCAATCGTTCCAATCCCCCATTCTTCGTAGGCGGGATACCGTAGTTTCGCAGCTTCGATGGGACCGAACTCTGTAATGGCACCAATCGTAGGTCCCATAGTCAACCCCATTAAAATGAATAACATAACGACAAAATGATACCAACGAATGCGGTCTTTTACTTTATGTTGAATGAATAGAAACAACAGAAGCTCGACAAATCCGGATGCTGGATAGACTGCTGTTTTAAGAATTGGTTGAATGCCATGTTCCAAAAAAGGTTGGAGTAACTCGTAATTTTTAACGCGCAAGTTTGTAAACGCAATAAAAAAACCAAAAATGACGACCCAAAAGAGAACGAGTACGTTAACCATCGCTATCGTTTGTATGTTTGTAGTGACTAGATGGATGCAAAGAACTGTGAAAATAATTAACATAGGAAGCATAGGCGTCGTAGGTAAAAAGGTTGCGATAATCCACTGTAATGTCTCTGCCATTGTAAATGCCGCTAGTATTAGTAAAAATATAACTGTCATGTAAAGGAATATATTAGTAACAACTTTTCCGACTTTCATTTTCAACCAATCTATAATGGGCTGTTGGTTTGATTTCGTGTGGATGTAAAGTAGTAAGAATATCCAAGGTAATATCGCAAATGCAGACAACAAAATAGATATCCATGCATCTCTACCTGCCCCAGTTAACAATGATGGAATGATGGTCACATGATTTTTCAAACCAATCATTGTCATCGACAAGAAAATTACATGTAAAATACTAATCGATCCGCTCTTATTCATACAAAGACCCTCTAACGTTTTTGTATAACTTAGTGTGGACAATAAAAGGTGAGATTATAAGTGCTATTATAAAAGTGACTTGTAAGCAGATTTTAATAGTCTGCACGATATTTTTCTTTTTCATCACTCCTTATCCCCTAGTCCTTTTTTTCACTGTCCGCGTATTTCACAAAAATCAATTTACTTTTTATAAAACTTACAAACCCCCCTCACTGTGAACAATCTATGACTTCAATACACTTTGTGATTAATATCACATTCTCTAATATGTTTTATTCCTATACTAAAGATAGTAAAAGAGTCCTAAAACAAAAAGGAGGCAAGGAAAATGAAAAAAGTATTAGCAGTTGGGTTGTCGGGGATTGTAGTCGCGGTGTTGTTAGCAGGCTGTGGAGATGCTTCAGTTGATATTAGTAAAGAAAATTCAAGTGTAGCTGCAACAACAGGAACTGAAGAAGCCGTTGAAGTATTTGGACCACACAAAGATTTAAATCAAGAACCTGTTCCATTAAAAGTTGAGCGTGTTGGTGAACATGAAGTGAATGTTGAAATGACTGCTCAAATTACGGACATTGAAATTGCTAAAGGGAAAATGTATAAAGCATGGACGTTTAACGGTGAAGCACCTGGCCCATTAGTAGTTGTAAATCAAGGAGACACAATAAACTTCAAATTAGTAAATATCGACCCAGCAATTCCACATAGTATCGATTTGCACGCAGTTCACACTGCACCGTCTAAAAACTTTGCTGATATTATGCCAAATGAAGATGGAACGTTTACGTATCCAGCGAACTTTCCCGGCGTATTCATGTACCACTGTGGCACAGATCCAATCCTTTCCCATATCGCAAACGGTATGCACGGTGTCATTATTGTAAAACCAACAGATGGTTATCCAACAGACAACCTAGTTGATCGGGAATTTGTAATGATTCAAAACGAATGGTACAAATACAATGACCACGATGCTTTTCTAAATTCTGAACCAGAACATGTTGTTCTATCAACTAAAGCTTTGAAAGACGGAGACCGCAACACAAACGGGGATACATTTAGCTTAAAAGACGAGCCTTTAGAAGCTAAAGTTGGAGAAAGAATTCGGTTGTATTTAAATAATATGGGACCCAACGAAGTGAGCTCATTCCATGTTGTCGGAACAATTATGGAAGATGTCTATGTAGATGGCAATCCAGCCAATGTCTTAAAAGGAATGCAGACAATCATGTTACCAGCTAGCGGCGGTGCTGTAGTAGAATTCGTAGTGACTGAAGAAGGAAATTACCCAATCCTAACACACCAATTCAAACACGCAGACAAAGGTGCAATCGCCATATTAAAAGTCACAGCTGAATAAGAATCTACCAAAAGGGCTAGCCTCAGGGGGAGGAAAGCCCTTTAACTATTTAGTCATCCTTAACTTCTTTGTGTCAAACCCCTTAAATTTAACATCTAACTGTAGACTTTTATAGTCGTTAATCTCAAAAGCCTCAGATGCTTTCTTGATCATATCTTCATCGTCCATTTCAGGATCAAGTTCAAGCTCCTCAAATATTTTATCTAGTTTCTCCATTGCAGCATTGCCATGCAAATAAAAATCATCTATTTTATTCTCATACATGGCTTCAGTTTTATCTTTTTTCTCATCATACGTGACTTTCAGTGCTTCTTTCATTTCATTCGTATCGGCAACTACATTCAAAAATGTAAAACCATACTTGCTTCCCAAAGAATCCTTGTCTTTCTCATCTTCACCTTCCGTGACGATATTACGGTTACTACAAGCTGCTAGGACAAAAATTGCACAACATAATACAATAAAGATTCCTTTAAATCTCTTTTTCAACGCACTCATCCCTTCTCAATCATATACCTCATTAATCTAACCGCCCAAGGGATTTGTTATACAAAAATTAAAAAGGGAACATCCCCACTAAAGGCGATGCTCTCCTAATTCGTCACACAAGTTCTTTAAGTTTATCCGTATATATTGCATGCCAATGTTTCCATTCGTCTTCTCTTTGGATTGGCTCCCCGTCCAGCAAAGTGATAATAACGTCTAAACAGACATGCCAACCCGCGAGATCTTTTTTAGTTTGCGCGGTTATTGTCTTCACTTTTTCCAATAATATTAAAGCACATCCTCCGTTTTGGGGATGTAGTTCAAAGCGAATAACATCCCCGAACCAGTCAAACTCCAACACAGAATTTGGTTCATACACCATGATTTCAAGTTTTTCATCCATAAAATCCGGAATATAAAACGTCATAAAACCGCCTTGCCGAAGGTCTCCTGCTCGGAGTTCATTAAACCATTTTTCTAGCTTGTTATTATCCGTGAGCATTGCCCAAACAGCTTCCACTGAATGATTCAAATTTCGTTCCCATTTTACTAAATAACCATTATCAACTTTATTAATATCTGCAATCATCATAGAATCCCCTTTCATTTTTCATTATAAAGCCACTTCTAACACAATCGGACAATGATCACTTCCGAGAACTTCCGCATGGATTTCAGCACTTTTCAGTAAAGGTTGCAGACGATTCGATGCAATAAAATAATCAATCCGCCAGCCAATATTCCGTTCTCTAACCTTGCTCATATAAGACCACCAAGTATACGCGCCTTCTTGTTCGGGATGAAAATATCGGTATGTATCTGTGAATCCTTCAGCCAATAATTGCGTCATTTTTCCACGTTCTTCAACAGTAAATCCAGAATTTCCGATATTCGATTTAACGTTTCGAATATCAATCTCTTCGTGTGCGACATTCAAATCTCCGCATAAAATGACCGGTTTATCTTTGTCTAACATCGTTAAATAATCACGCATCTTCTCTTCCCATTCCAGTCGAAATGGCAATCTTGCTAAACTACGTTGAGCATTTGGGGCATAAACATTCACTAAGTAAAAATCAGAAAACTCTAAGGTCAAAATACGACCTTCCTCTTCTACATTTAAATCGCCTATCCCATATCTAACAGATAACGGTTCAACTTTTGTAAAAACAGCCGTACCGGAATACCCTTTTTTAAGCGCGTAATTCCAATACTGAAAATAACCTTCTAGCTGCAAATCAATTTGCCCTTCTTGCAACTTAATCTCCTGGATAGAAAAGATATCAGCGTCTACTTCTTCAAAATACTCTAAAAACCCTTTTCGTACACAAGCTCTTAATCCATTAACATTCCATGATACTAACTTCATATTTATATGACTCCCTTATACATAGCTATTTCAAAATATGAATCTAGCATACCAAATAGGAGGAAAGATAGTTACCTTCTCCCCTCCTTCCAGCATCATATTTTCCCGTCCAATTCCTTTTCACAGCCAGAATATCCCGATTAAGACGATGGCGCCTAATATGAATTTCCCTATTTGTCCAAATTGTGCTGGGGAAATTATCGGTCTTGGCACTAAAAACTCCAATTCCTGCATCTCTTTTTCCATTTGATCCATTCGGGTTTTCAATGCGACTATCTCCTTTTCTAGAGATTGTTCACGGTTATTTGGTTCATTCATTCGAAATCCTCCTCGTCAAAATGCTATGACTAACTATACGAATAATTGACGATATAGTTTCAAAAAATCATTAAGGCCCTACTTCGTACCCCTCAATCCCTACTAATAATGTCTTTAACATGATCAGTTTGAATTTAGTTCATTATACCAATTTACATTGCAGCATGTCCCATCAATGACCGATACATGCGTGTCACGTTGTGTCACGTTGTATCATCTTACTCCCATATCCTCTTTACATCTGTTAGTACACCATCAACAAATATCAACTTATAGATATCAGGTTTTGACGTACTTGCCCAAAAATCATATCCATAATTCCCATTAAAATAATTCATTATTGCCGTCATTATATTCCCGTGCGTACCAATAACAATACTCTTCCCTTCAAAATCTTTTAATAACAGTTTAATAATGGGTACAGCACGCTGCTGTGCTTGTCTAGTTGTTTCGCCACCCG includes the following:
- a CDS encoding enoyl-CoA hydratase-related protein, whose amino-acid sequence is MFETIRYDVTDGVAWVYLNRPDKLNAFIAQMNREIKDAVKKATFNDEVRCLVITGEGRAFCSGQDLSEVDDNMDHGQVLRDHYGPMIKQLRNCEKPIIAAVNGVAAGAGFSLALACDFRLVSEKASFINAFIHVGLIPDSGNLYYLTQLVGHAKAAELAILGEKVSAEDAVAIGLATRKIPMDTWHEDVSEFATRLASMPTKAIGIIKRSLRATTLMSFDDYLEQEAQGQRLAGLTKDHREGVAAFMEKRKPVYSGQ
- a CDS encoding enoyl-CoA hydratase/isomerase family protein — protein: MSGFEYIETSIVDNLAVIELNRPRQLNSLNRKMVSEIVTAMEGYDRDNNVRVIVLTGKGRAFSAGADIDEMTSDNPISLELLNQFADWDRLALIKKPIIGVVKGFVFGGGFELALSCDLLITASGTEFAFPEVGLGVMPGAGGTQRLTKLVGRTKALEWLWTGERISAEMALAHGIINKIVTPELLMEETMKFAAKLAKQPPLSLRLIKDSVNKAVDYPLYEGMQYERKNFYLLFGSEDQKEGMNAFIEKRKPDYHGK
- a CDS encoding EthD family reductase, coding for MAKLIALYKHPENKGAFDEHYFNVHGPLTEKIPGLREMKVTKMTGSPMGGEGKYYLMCEMFYDDMDSLNSGLRSPEGKASGKDLMGFAGDLVTLMIGEDAK
- the paaD gene encoding 1,2-phenylacetyl-CoA epoxidase subunit PaaD, whose translation is METSIEISTERVIEVLMHVKDPEIDSVSIVDLGMVETVTTDGNNVKVVLLPTFLGCPALEIIKKNTVNAVKELSEVVDVEVEFVFHPPWTSDRITEQGHVNLRKFGISPPPRHFKEDGSWHVDCAYCGSTYVTMENIFGPTACRSILYCKSCKNVFEAMKPVSTLM
- the paaC gene encoding 1,2-phenylacetyl-CoA epoxidase subunit PaaC; the encoded protein is MSNAETTKCADYKDALTSLLFQLADDDLMYAFRGSEWLGLAPHIEEDVASSSISQDSMGHAAMYYQLLEELGAGNADDLAHARPASDRRNSVLTERANGEGVYMETPLYDWAYAVVRSYFYTQAKKVKVDSLCKSSHAPLAEVAIKVRMELYYHRLHWETWFKQLMGSTDVAKKKMNDAVTLVMNDFGDMFSFGASKQLIESHHLIESEEVLLKNWSMSLEPVFTQLQKTLPTVPTPKINGRNGEHTKDLDQALRTLSEVYMVDPVAVW
- the paaB gene encoding 1,2-phenylacetyl-CoA epoxidase subunit PaaB, whose product is MAEEQSFYQEYEIFSKRTHSSPFQYQFSLLAPNEDMALVLAQENFMRREAVVDIWIVNRKHIRKMNSDEKLSLSRLDNKDYRMTKGYGYLRKKWRKYEQEILDEKEILSWGGKRK
- the paaA gene encoding 1,2-phenylacetyl-CoA epoxidase subunit PaaA, which gives rise to MLNTADDERLAHFMARIEADEKIEADDWMPDEYRLTLIKLISMHGMSEIMGALPEKEWVPRAPSLYRKLGIMAKVQDEMGHGQLLLRVTEDLLAPYGKNRGDLMQDLFNGDLKFHNVFHMETKTWADAGIIGWLVDGAAIITQTDMLRASYGPYARALKRICAEEVFHAQHGESIILALVEGTAEQKEMIQEALNRWWEALLMFFGPASKETTGSSKQDLTIKYKIRTKTNEEFRQLFFDKYIPRILSLGLTIPDSTIHFDEKANLWSYQQPDWSEFLKIIRNNGPRSEARLNLRRTSYENNAWVRDALRATVS
- a CDS encoding DUF2161 domain-containing phosphodiesterase, with the translated sequence MKYEVDLYKPVKDYFTSEGYDVYGEVNDCDVVAVKEEELIIVELKLRLNLDLVMQATKRQRLSDQVYVAIPKPKLSFRSQKWRDICYLIRRLEVGLIIVSPNTDGEQLRIIHYPTPFDRKKSMQQSKKRRNRLIEEIKGRTGDFNIGGSNKLKIMTSYKENCIHIACCLIHHGPLSAKALREIGTGEKTYQILYKNYDGWFDRVGRGIYTINETGISEVQKYPDLVKYYNERTRYER
- a CDS encoding Ger(x)C family spore germination protein, with the translated sequence MNKKLLVIMLLTIVLSGCWDENQPERMLYINGIGVDYKDGKYDVYMQFANFANIGKTEQPNSDVQQAEVGHASGDTMDEAIHELYHSIDQKVYWGHFSYLVVSEEVMKNGRLNPVIDTFIRFKDTRYHIWVYSTKDPVEDVLLVRPVLNKAITLSKLGDPQNSFEQESFVETVDIRNLLIGLDEPGHEAMIPLISVEENWKSAKESVKATVLSGVGVVTPNTFRGFITEEEARGIQWMSNETNRGQITFKLDDDNYFTMVIDKVKVKIEPIVSLGDVAFDVEVKLGATVSTIGENVTTDIIRNEIKKEVEKEIMATYEEALKKDIDIYRFSEKLYRKDVKEWKKHHKDGKLELTKESIRNLKVYISKLDSDRKSFKKTIE